In the Fusarium oxysporum f. sp. lycopersici 4287 chromosome 9, whole genome shotgun sequence genome, one interval contains:
- a CDS encoding hypothetical protein (At least one base has a quality score < 10): MSSEGTSQAAATDSASGPGPRQSRTPDPPTDSDHEPPDSGRQPTQVTQSQSSSANTSRHRDVAPRDFVRLFQCQICSLPLDEPISLPCGKSLCRRCLPGTHMRANITYPAAPERLRGFKCPFEDCNKEHAIGDCAVDVVLNKTAQHVREEIERFKNESSTTELATKVMWPDPWAAAGVSSMRDDDEAYTKVIPGGKVIATYRLAEEGDLSYEADICYDEITSATPSPPPDADDTGLVRKAQDATRAEMDCQVCYALFYDPLTTSCGHTFCRSCLHRILDHSRYCPICRRPLAISPLLSQTSSPSNQTIKRIIETFWLEEVNARKEALDAERVAQMQDYDLALFVCTLSFPQMPTFLHIFEPRYRLMIRRALEGDHTFGMVIPKRPQHAGDANFHELGTLLRIVNVQFFPDGRSLIETVGLSRFRVLEHSYLDGYIVGKTERIDDVSLEDEEAAEAAEATPIETEDQQQPMQAMDTVKEPTEPTPTSPLPRSDSSSPHIPTSVTEIDSMSTQSLMHYASSFVARMRQQSVPWLTERMLTIYGDCPEDPAIFPWWFASMLPVKDIEKYRLLGTSSVRERLKICCTWIVEWETSRW, translated from the coding sequence ATGTCCTCAGAAGGCACGTCGCAAGCTGCCGCGACCGATTCCGCCTCCGGTCCCGGTCCTCGACAGTCGCGGACCCCCGATCCGCCCACCGATTCCGATCACGAACCTCCGGACTCGGGCCGGCAGCCGACACAAGTAACACAATCACAGTCGTCTTCTGCCAACACTTCTCGCCATCGCGATGTCGCCCCCCGCGATTTCGTCCGGCTCTTCCAGTGTCAGATCTGCTCACTGCCCCTAGATGAGCCTATCAGCCTCCCCTGCGGTAAAAGTCTGTGCCGGCGCTGTTTACCAGGCACACACATGCGCGCCAACATAACATATCCCGCCGCTCCAGAACGACTTCGTGGCTTTAAATGTCCTTTTGAGGACTGCAATAAGGAACATGCTATTGGCGACTGCGCCGTTGATGTTGTGCTCAACAAGACGGCACAACACGTGAGGGAAGAGATCGAACGATTCAAGAATGAGTCTTCGACTACCGAGCTGGCGACGAAGGTCATGTGGCCTGACCCTTGGGCTGCTGCAGGTGTTTCTTCCATgagggatgatgatgaagcgtACACAAAGGTGATACCCGGCGGAAAGGTTATCGCCACTTATCGCCTGGCGGAGGAGGGTGACCTGTCTTATGAGGCCGATATATGCTACGACGAAATTACATCGGCGACGCCATCACCACCtcctgatgctgatgatacAGGGCTCGTTCGAAAAGCGCAAGACGCCACTCGCGCTGAGATGGACTGTCAGGTCTGCTACGCACTCTTCTACGATCCTCTTACAACCTCTTGCGGACACACTTTCTGTCGGTCATGTTTACATCGCATTCTTGACCATTCACGGTATTGCCCGATATGTCGTCGCCCACTGGCTATCAGCCCCTTATTAAGTCAAACTTCATCGCCTTCCAATCAAACTATTAAGCGCATCATCGAAACATTCTGGCTGGAGGAAGTCAACGCTCGAAAGGAAGCTCTGGACGCTGAGCGTGTAGCTCAGATGCAAGACTATGACCTCGCTCTCTTTGTATGCACATTGTCATTCCCACAAATGCCGACATTCCTACACATTTTCGAGCCGAGGTATAGACTCATGATCCGGAGAGCACTGGAAGGAGACCATACCTTCGGTATGGTCATACCCAAACGACCCCAACATGCTGGTGATGCGAACTTTCATGAGCTAGGCACGCTTCTCCGCATTGTCAATGTCCAGTTCTTCCCAGATGGTCGGAGTCTCATTGAGACTGTGGGTCTGTCACGCTTCCGCGTTCTCGAACACAGTTACCTTGACGGATACATCGTCGGCAAGACTGAAAGGATAGACGATGTTAGcctcgaggatgaagaagctgccgaggctgctgaagcAACACCGATAGAGACTGAGgatcaacaacaacccaTGCAGGCTATGGATACTGTCAAGGAACCCACTGAACCAACACCGACATCTCCATTACCGCGGTCTGATTCATCCAGTCCACACATACCAACGTCAGTTACCGAGATCGACTCAATGTCTACACAGAGTCTTATGCACTACGCCTCATCTTTTGTCGCTCGAATGCGTCAACAGAGTGTCCCCTGGTTGACAGAACGCATGTTGACTATATACGGCGACTGTCCAGAAGACCCTGCCATCTTTCCATGGTGGTTTGCCAGTATGTTGCCGGTCAAAGACATTGAGAAATATCGACTCCTGGGCACATCCAGCGTACGCGAGCGACTCAAGATATGCTGCACGTGGATTGTGGAATGGGAGACATCCAGATGGTAA
- a CDS encoding hypothetical protein (At least one base has a quality score < 10): MPNRKIKRPSHFCEWVVGTTIESVIGAIPQNKPLKKRDVVRVQVTTDDESEEDTVKITYPRTGRTYTPPPANEAKAEAKKVRFNFGQNGPIKSAMKHTTTTTPMDSSDEASDSGPETESDSSQSAYISSSDATDSDIEYSIECVKHKRQKKKKHRQTQTEEDIESDWDSDPEPTCDCLRCQKGRQILKRVGRKRSKEITPPSPETSESDEEESPNTKRQSGKNKRRCRKKAKPTEPDPNTSNSDSESEIPAPKKRNQTKNQGKQRGGKKKQAAPQPPMTKKQRKAMNKKAKQQQEQEIEGETCDSPKEAEEETEPEEEPEKQNKGKQKNNKKQDEKQAKQKKHEPEKATHKDPEAVEQTPTDEAPEASKDKDQEHNIMRVYQGPAYGNHQNNALYPERDAFTCPLPMGQPHPMQNPFYYNFNNTQQYPNYPQMPPFHQGYAGIPPPEAYSHVPITQGMAPPPWYAMGPPPGVPPTGYYGHRSPETNKNTPASKTEKDKASQNNVGPPGSLTGQDNPYYKRKSQNYPCGKWLLLF; this comes from the exons ATGCCAAATCGCAAGATCAAACGCCCCTCGCATTTTTGCGAATGGGTAGTTGGAACAACAATCGAATCTGTTATCGGCGCTATCCCCCAGAACAAACCCCTTAAGAAACGAGACGTCGTACGTGTTCAGGTCACCACCGATGATGAGTCCGAAGAGGACACCGTCAAGATCACCTACCCGCGCACTGGACGCACCTATACACCTCCGCCTGCCAACGAAGCAAaggccgaggccaagaaggtccGGTTTAACTTTGGCCAAAATGGCCCCATCAAATCTGCTATGAAGCACACCACTACCACAACTCCCATGGACTCCTCAGATGAGGCATCCGACTCCGGCCCAGAAACCGAGTCAGACTCGAGTCAGTCGGCCTACATATCAAGCTCTGATGCCACCGATTCTGATATTGAATACTCAATTGAGTGCGTGAAGCACAAAAggcagaaaaagaagaagcacaGACAGACACAGACCGAAGAAGACATCGAGAGTGACTGGGACTCTGATCCAGAACCAACTTGTGACTGCCTGAGATGCCAGAAGGGCCGACAGATATTAAAAAGAGTAGGCCGGAAAAGGAGCAAGGAAATCACTCCACCAAGCCCCGAAACTTCTGAATCGGACGAAGAAGAATCCCCCAATACTAAACGACAGTCTGGTAAGAATAAGAGGAGGTGCCGAAAGAAAGCAAAACCAACAGAGCCTGACCCCAATACTTCTAACTCAGATTCAGAGTCCGAGATCCCAGCACCCAAGAAACGGAACCAAACCAAAAATCAAGGCAAGCAGAGAGGtggaaagaaaaagcaagCCGCGCCCCAGCCTCCTATGACCAAGAAGCAACGAAAAGCAATGAACAAAAAGGCTAAGCAGCAACAAGAGCAAGAGATTGAAGGTGAAACCTGTGACTCACCCAaggaagcagaggaggaAACTGAACCAGAAGAGGAGCCCGAGAAACAGAACAAAGGCAAGCagaagaataataagaaGCAGGATGAAAAACAAGCAAAACAGAAGAAACACGAACCAGAGAAAGCAACCCATAAAGACCCAGAGGCTGTCGAACAAACACCAACTGATGAAGCCCCCGAAGCTtccaaagacaaagatcAAG AACACAATATCATGAGAGTCTACCAGGGTCCCGCCTACGGTAATCACCAAAACAATGCATTGTACCCAGAACGTGACGCCTTCACTTGCCCTCTGCCAATGGGTCAGCCTCATCCGATGCAGAACCCCTTCTACTATAACTTCAACAATACGCAGCAGTATCCCAACTATCCACAGATGCCGCCATTCCACCAAGGCTATGCAGGGATACCGCCACCAGAAGCATACTCACATGTTCCTATCACTCAAGGAATGGCCCCTCCTCCATGGTATGCCATGGGCCCTCCTCCGGGAGTCCCCCCCACTGGCTACTATGGACACAGGAGCCCTGAAACTAACAAAAACACCCCGGCTTCCAAAACggagaaggacaaggccaGCCAGAACAATGTTGGACCTCCGGGAAGTCTTACT GGCCAGGACAATCCATACTATAAGAGAAAGTCACAAAACTACCCCTGTGGAAAgtggcttcttcttttctaa
- a CDS encoding dephospho-CoA kinase, producing the protein MLLIGLTGSIATGKTTVSSMLSSQPYNLPIIDADILARKVVEPGTRGYEAIVKHFGPTTPELLVQPSEKMPEDGPDGKGRPLNRPALGRRVFGDSEERKKDRAVLNRIVHPAVRWEMFKSVVGCYFRGHWAVVLDIPLLFESGLDRFCGVTAVVAVHDPAVQMQRLRARDPHLSAEDAENRVRSQTDVREKARRCEERGEGKGIVLWNDGSREELKGQLDKAIKDLRKASPDWWSWLLLGCPPLAVAVATWRFWQNLIINERWEEMKLNARL; encoded by the coding sequence ATGCTTCTCATCGGTCTTACGGGTTCAATTGCCACAGGCAAGACGACAGTGTCGTCAATGCTCTCATCACAACCCTACAACCTCCCGATCATAGATGCAGACATTCTAGCGCGCAAGGTTGTGGAGCCGGGAACTCGTGGGTATGAAGCGATTGTGAAGCATTTTGGGCCTACGACACCCGAACTTCTGGTGCAACCATCAGAGAAGATGCCAGAGGATGGACCAGACGGCAAAGGCAGACCACTCAACAGACCGGCATTGGGGAGACGAGTGTTTGGCGATTCAGAGGAGCGAAAGAAGGACAGAGCAGTTCTCAACCGAATCGTTCATCCGGCCGTCCGATGGGAGATGTTCAAGTCCGTTGTTGGGTGTTACTTCAGAGGTCATTGGGCTGTGGTTCTGGATATCCCACTCCTTTTCGAAAGTGGCCTCGATCGATTCTGCGGCGTCACAGCTGTAGTCGCAGTCCACGACCCGGCAGTCCAGATGCAGCGTCTGCGTGCGCGTGATCCTCACCTCAGCGCAGAGGATGCTGAGAACAGAGTGCGCAGCCAAACAGATGTACGAGAAAAAGCCCGGCGATGTGAAGAACGAGGAGAAGGCAAAGGGATTGTGCTCTGGAACGATGGGTCACGAGAAGAGTTGAAGGGGCAGCTGGATAAGGCTATCAAGGATCTGAGAAAGGCAAGTCCCGATTGGTGGTCATGGTTATTGCTTGGATGCCCTCCTCTGGCAGTTGCTGTCGCGACCTGGAGGTTCTGGCAGAATCTTATTATTAATGAGAGATGggaggagatgaagctgaATGCGAGGCTGTGA